A segment of the Salminus brasiliensis chromosome 1, fSalBra1.hap2, whole genome shotgun sequence genome:
GCCATCTTGATGCTTTGGTGTAAGGTGGTCAGGATGTCTTAACTCAGAACAGTGGTCTTTTTCTCATCTTGATGTTCCGATAAAATTAATTGTGTTTAATATTATCGCAAGGTTTTAGTCTTGGCTCATGCAATGTGAAGTGGACATTGTGAATAAACAATAGATGTCTCAGTCTTTGCAAAATCATAGTGTCTCAGATGTTAGCTTCTTCTAGTGTATGGGCAGAATAACCTCCAATATTACAGTGCACCAATGTTCACTGAACTCTGGTCAGAAATGCCATTTACAGCAACAGAGTATTGTGGGTCTTTTTTGTTAAAATCTGATTCTTTCAATTGCTTCTTTACAATTGCTGAAACCTACAGTTTAAAATGATGTAGGCACATTTCAGGACTATGTGACCAAGTAATTGCAACATCTCTTATATTAAGTAGATGCTTCTTagctataaaagaaaaaaaaactgtttccATTTGCCACTACAACAAAAGAGCAATACACTCTACAGTCATTAACTGGATAAAAGCACTAACTTGAGTACACTTTTGCTGTAAtgaacattattatttattaatttttagaAATGTATTGGCACACTGTGTTGGCACAGTTATATTGCTGAATTGCTTtgctaatgtttttaaatgtgttttttgaaCATGGAAAGTTATTGAATCTTAATGTTATTATTTCTCACCAAATTCTTTTCAACTCCCAagtttttaatttaaaacaGCACTGTatcatttttaccttaaaataacagcttcaaaatcattgagGTGCCACCCAGACCTGTAATAGGCATAGCATCTCTATCGCTGTTACTTTGGACTCAACACACTGCTAATTGCACATTCGTGAAGTGGCAGGGTAATGCTCATATTTGTGAAAAATccagtaatattactctactgcttCAGTTcaagtgcttctttcactttcagtgacgatTCTGTATGCCAGCTTGtctaaaaatgcatgtgtaaagtatGCCTTTTAGAGGGATCCCAAAATGCAAATtacccaggagcaagaaataccagttctcacataatgcCTCTTTAAGTCAAATGTGTCAGTACAGTAACCAACTCTGTTGTTTTGTCACAGACGAGGTGGTGACTACTCATGGGCCAATTGAACCGGACAAGGAGAACGTCAGACAGGAGCCATATTCCCTCCCACAGGGTTTCATGTGGGACACACTGGATCTCAGCAACGCTGAAGTGGTACATGCGTGAATAAGAGCAGCTCATATGTCAAGTATTTATCTTCTTTGTTAGTCTATGGTCATGTCTTGACAGACCATGATTTCATGAAGTGGATATTCAGCACGTCTTTGTGAAGCACTTGTGATACGCTACTGTGATACGCTGTGTTTCCATATACAGGTATCCGTTCCTTTGTGTTCTCATTAATTCTTTTGCTATCCATCTTCCAGCTGAAGGAGCTGTACACATTGCTGAATGAGAATTATGTTGAGGATGATGACAACATGTTCAGATTCGACTATTCTCCTGACTTTCTCAAATGGTAAGATAAAAGGGGCGTGGGATTGACACATCTAGGTCCCTTTCTTGCTTTATCTTTACTTTTGTTCGGAATGTGAGAAGCAGTAGATGAAAATGAAAGTACTTTACAGTAAAATATGCAAAAGATCATGTAAAATGACGATAAAGGCCCCTTACAGTGGGCTGGCGGTTAGGTTAAGCAAATAAGCAttcatctttttttatatttgcaaTTCCTGTTTAGAAAACTAGTAGTAATAAGTTACATAGTTACATTGCAGGACGTGCAATGCCAGATGcaatataaaaatatcaaaCACGTCCAGCTAGCTTTTTTGCTATCAGATCCAAAGGAAAAGCTTCATATATTATTAACATCACAGTATGGTATACGGTTTCTTCCAATATCGTGTGGCCCTAGTTTTAACCCTCATCCTAAATGTGCAAAGATTGTTAAGAGCCCTCAGCTCACCAGGAAGAGAGATCTAGAGCCTAATGCTGTAATAGGAGAGAGAAGCTTCCATAATTTGGAAATTACTGAGGAACAGGAGCATGACCATGAAAGCATTTAAAATTAGCGAAAGAATCTTAAAATCAGTTGGAAATAACTGCTGCAATATGATCTTTCGTTTTTGTGCATGCCAGGCTTCTCGCTATAGCACGCTTTTTTGCCCTCTGCAAGCTGGAAGTGGAGCTCTTTAGTTAGACAGAAAAAAGATGTCCTGTATGTGGATCTTTCAGATTCAGGTGCCGCAGCTCTGTTTGCAATTTCCAATGGCAGTTAACTGGAAGTGCAGAAGATTTTGAATGAAAAAAAGAGTTTGTATTCAAAGAATTTGAATAGCAGCTTTTAAATTCTGCCACCACTGGTGAATTTTGTCTGCGTGTCAAAATCTTGTAATAAATGAGAAAAAGGTTTGAAATATCAATTGCCCCTTTGTTTATTCTTCTCTCTTCTGCTGTCTCTATAAGGGCACTTCGTCCCCCTGGCTGGCTGCCCCAGTGGCACTGTGGTGTGAGGGTCTCCTCCAACAAAAAACTGGTGGGCTTCATCAGTGCCATTCCTGCAGACATCCACATTTATGACACGTGAGTTCCAGTGCTATGCTGGTTCTGAagtacagtattgtgcaaaGTGCAAGGCAAGGTTTAAAACTCCTCATCTGGACAGTACGTGTTTTACTTCTTAGTGTTCTACTTATTAAAACACTACTATTAGATTAAATACTAAAACCATTCATACAGAAAGTGGTGATTTCTTTGCTCGTTAAAACATCTCCAGAGCTCACCTCATGaagtcttttatttttttttatagttatcatccaacaaaatcagtgcttaatgatgttaaaaagGTGATTTTGATGAACTTGAACACACCCATGTGCTGCCTGGGGTCATCCAGAAGAAATCTAGAACTAAGCTCTGGTCAttaaactagctcacaagatctcaactactttctttaaaatgatatGATGTGAGAATTCTTGATCCTTTTTACTGATTTATGTTTACTGGCATCTGTTCTAGTGTGGTCTGGAGTTTTCACAAGCTAAACATCTGCTATTACTGAGCTAAAACAGTTTTGAATGGTGCTTTGATGTACAATCTaagttctgtttattttatttcatcttGTGTTGTCCATCACTGTGACACACTTTCAGATTAAAGAAGATGGTGGAAATTAATTTCCTGTGCGTGCATAAAAAGCTGCGCTCCAAACGTGTAGCTCCAGTTCTGATCAGAGAGATCACGCGGCGGGTCAACCTTGAGGGCATATTCCAGGCCGTGTATACAGCCGGAGTGGTGCTGCCCAAACCTGTCTCTACATGCAGGTAGCAAGATACAAAGACGTCACCTATAAAATACTAACTTTATGAACACATGCTAGGGAACCATTAGAATTGgctattttaaatgttttatttgcaCTGGTATGTTTTTGTAGGTACTGGCATCGCTCTCTAAATCCCAGGAAGCTTGTTGAGGTGAAATTTTCCCATCTTAGCAGAAACATGACACTACAAAGGACCATGAAACTCTACAGGTTACCTGATGTGAGTATGGGCTTCCTCATCTTTTCGAAGTAGATCTAAGATGTGTTAAACTGAAAAGATTTAGAGCATGCACATAACATCCACTTTATTATACACTATTTaaacaaaagttttgggacacctgctcattcattgtttttttctgacatcaagggtattagaaaaagttctgcttttgttggagtaactgtgtctactctccagggaaggctttctaatagatttgaTTGCAAGCGGTGACCagggcattagtgaggttagggTGATGGATGATAGCCACCCACCTTATTCACAGTTCTTCAGTTCATCCCAGCatcattggatggagctccactgtGTACAATACGTCTATTACAACCAGCATATCAGCAGATGATATTCTAGTTTACCACCTGTACATTAGTAAAGGGGATCTTCagggtagaggtttctaatttAGAGGCCTGACATGCATATTCATAAGGAAGAAGGTCATAGATTCACTTTGCTGCTCtataataatattgtaatataatataatccaGACTCGTCTTCATGTTGTTAAAATGAATTTACCCCCGTATGTCTCTTCTGCTCTCCATGTGTCTCTTTGTAGAGCACGCGTACCCCTGGGTTGAGGCCAATGGTGGCTGGCGATGTGAAACAGGTGACGGCACTGCTGCAGAAGTACCTCAGCCAGTTTTACCTGCGACCCGTCATGGGAGAAGAGGAGGTCCAGCACTGGTTCCTACCACAGGAGAATATAATAGACACATACGTAGTGGAGGTACACTTCATCCTTCTTTGGCTTTGTGCACAAATAGGGCAGTTGTGGTGTTAAATTTTCAACATCAATACCAATGTGAGACTTAAACTCTGTTTCCAGCAACATAAACAAAGCACAGTAATGATGGTGTTCTACCCCACACTTTGGCATGCTAGTAACACAGTGCTTCAGCTTCAGTGACTGGTTACATCTGGTTACATCTCCCTGTCTCCTGTTTTTCCTCAGGGTCCTGGTGGCGTGTTGACTGACTTTGCCAGTTTCTACACTCTGCCGTCCACAGTTATGCATCACCCGCTGCACAAAAGTCTGAAGGCAGCATACTCCTTTTATAATGTGCACACAGAGACTCCGCTGTTGGACCTGATGAATGATGCACTCATACTTGCAAAACTGGTACTATATCACAGCAACAgtacaaacactgacattaaCAAGCATGTAGATAAGTTTATCAGAGCAGCCAAatctctcctgtgtgtgtgtgtgtgtgtgtgtgtgtgtgtgtgtgtgtgtgtgtgtgtgtgtgtgtgtgtgtgtttctggtgGGTCACTTTGTGAATCTGGCCTATAGCGCACAACACATGAAGTAAAGACAGTGTATCTCTTTGTTTTTAAGATTCTTTCTTCTAAAATGAGTGCTTATTTCTTTTTCTATCAGTTTAACAGTGTTTTCTATGTCTTTGTCTGTATTACAGAAAGGCTTTGATGTTTTTAATGCTCTGGATTTAATGGAGAATAAGACTTTTTTGGAAAAGCTCAAGTTTGGAATCGGAGATGGCAACCTTCAGTATTACCTTTACAACTGGAAATGCCCACCTATGGACCCAGAGAAAGTAAGAAAGCCGAGTGGACCCATTTCGCTCTTCTGTTAATTATTGACTATTGGTAGCAAACTGAATTGAAACAACCTAGAGACCCCTATCATttgatgtgtttgtttgtgtacatGAATGATCTGGAGAATGAATCGGCAAACTCTACACTAAATGAACTCTAAAATACCTCTTAAAATTAAGTATTGAGGTATTGAGTTGTTGGAGAGTGTGTCCCTAGGGTACATAAATAATTTTAATGTTAGGATAATCTTAGCTGGTATAGAAAGTGCTCAGTAGGGCTGTgcattggcaagaacctggcgatacgAATCATAATACAGAGGTTAAATTtttatatattgcaatatattgagATACTGTAAGGAAACCTGtcatggtattaaaaaaaacaccatccTATGCACAATTCTAAATCTGAGTgaaataaaagtttatttttatCCTATCAGAGCACTGTACAACAGAATGCAACACTGATTTCCAGCGGTGGGGTTTAAAACTctacactaaatgaaccactgtctgacatTTCATTATCAtgtcattaaaaatcaatactgtgttttttctAGGGAATCAATACAGAATTGCAAAGCATAATGTCATGATACTCAAGTGTATCAATATTTTGTGACACCCTTAGTGTTCGGTATGATGCTCGCTCTAACATTAAAGAATCATCTCTGTTCTGCTTTCAGAAAACCCAAGTCTGTTTAGTACTTATTAAAACTCATTTACTCATTTCTTATTCTCCTACTTCCCCCAGGTTGGTCTTGTGCTACAATAACTGGCTGCTGGGTGGCTGACACGCTTAAAGGACACAGGAGGAGGTAGTCGgcttaaataaaaacagaagaaaacaatCCATTCAAAGTGAATGATCCATCGTGCAGCTCTCTAGGTCTCGTTTTGGTTACGAGAGAGTTTTCTCTCAGTTTTTCTTTCTATATATCCTGAATGTGAAAATCATCAGCTTCAGACTACAGACTTCTTCATACTGTATCAGAAAACACACATGCGAGTTTAGAGTTCATTTCTTAAAACATGCATAAactattattgtcattttataaACTGCACACTCAAAACGCACGCCTCTCGGACGATCagttcatttttttccttttattttgttCTCTGAAGGTGCattgatgtgtatgtgtgaaagaACTAGCATCCTGTATAGTAATGCCAGATATTTATTATGTGTCGTGTGGTTTACAAGGGGCTAAGAAACAAGGGGGAGGGTCCAATCCAAAGGCTTTTACTGTGGAGCTGCCTTGGAAGTCATACACTACAGGAGTTCCAGCAGTTAGTCAATAGGTTCAAGGGGTGTTTGTTTGGGTACGTGAGAAAGAATGTATCGCATTTATGAAGCACAACATGTTCTTATGTTCTTAAAGCAGCAGAACGCTCCTGTGTGCATTTTACgatctttctgtttttgttttgttttattatacgTTTAGGTCTTGAGTGTCTGAGAGCAGCTAGAAAGAAAACGAATGTgaattgttttaattttttgtttCCATAATGGCATTTTAGTGTTTGTGATGCCAGACGTAGCTTTTGTTCCTTTCACTCCTCACTGCTTAGATCTTTGTTTCAAACAATTCTGATATTTAGAATTGTATTTAAGTTCAATTTgttgcttttccttttttattttgtcagtATTCTTTTCAGTGAATCCATTCATCTATCAGACAGtggtgtaaaaaacatacacaattTACAAGTACGTCCTGGGAATTTTCATATATAAGCACAAGGAAATGACAAGTCGAACAATCACAGACGCATCGTTGCTTCTGACAACGCTCTTTACAGCTCCAGCTTTCCCAGTGCTTTTGGTTGCGTGCAGCTAAGAAAATCTGCTTGTTACTTGATCAAACAACTGATTAAATTTCCGAAATACTGATTATTTATATGATTAAAAATCGTCTTTTTGTGTTCCAGCTTTTCTCGTTGTAGTAGGCATCAGTATATCAGGAGTGTCCAACAATAGGACGTTAAAACAAGCGAACACCCAGGTACTGAGAACCAAGAACTTAAACAAAAACTTCGTGGTTTTAAATCAAATCTCTATCTGCTAGATCTGTCATATGTCCAGACTTTCTCCCTTTTTTGAAAATATAAATCTGGCCTAGTCTGTAAGCACGGTGAGAATTTTTAAAGTACAAAATGAAGCTGCCAGTTTGGagttttataaaaaaaactaatttgcaacaccagtcagccataacattagttgcctaatattgagtaggtcccccttgtgcccgAGGCATGAACTTCACAAGACTTATGAAGGTGTCccgtggtatctgacaccaagacaacagcagcagatcctttacggCTCCTGTAATATTCTATTCCTGAAGCAGATAGAGATTAGATTGCACTGAAAACACTGGGGGGTATTCCTTTAAGTAATTGGCTTTCTTTCAGCTGGTGTTTTTTCTCCCTGATTCCAGGACACTTTGCGAATGTCAAATTTGTGTATGCTGTCCTGAAGCTTGCTGTATGAACTGAGCATGATTTttgttattctttttttttccccctttcttcCTCCCCCCCTGTTGTGTTGGTCCAAGTCTCAATGGTGAGAACACCCAAAGTACTTGCCTTATTTGAGaggtcatttttttaaataatatcagATGTAGTTTTGAAATGACGCTCAGCTTTCTCTTTCtgaaaacaatatttttattgAACTCCATTGCAGGTTGTTTAATGACCTTAAAGGAAATTGTAACCAGCACCATGTCAAACACGGTGGCCACCCAAATATCTAATTGTTAAACTCTACATCAAGGTATACCAGCATGGATTATTTGATTGAATAAAAATCATCTGAATCTGAATTGACTGTGACCAATTCGGTTGTGATTCTTGGCAAGAAACAAGTGTAAGCAAATGCTCATTTCATCCTCAGCATCGTCAATaagaaaataaagacaaatcTCCAACTTTAACATGCGCAAATATAGTACAAACATTTTATCAGTTGTTTAGTTTGTGCACAGGTTTATAgcctttttgttttactttttttgcccccaaatataaaaaaatatatatatgaagagcCATTTAGAGCAGATATGGCATGAAATTCTCTATTTGGAACAAACCTACTCATCCAGAATTGTTCAcggtggtggtgataggaatgattaatacatatttaaactaaacaaaacaccacctcACCTTGTACATGAAATGATGCATAAATAATATCTAAATAAAACAGATTTCACACAATTTTACCCTCAACATTGCATGTGAAACTTACAAATGTACATAAGTTGGATCGCATATATAATGGTTAATTTATAGCAGATGTGGTGACCTAGTTCCTATCTCCACCCATGTAAAGAAATCACCTTTGGAAAATAGGTTCTTCAAATGTTCTTTGGTAAAGGTAGAGTTATATATTTAGGTCCATGGCTACCCAAAAGAATTACTAGCTTCTTAAATGGTTCACTGCCTTTATTGTTGATGGTTCATTACAGCTATAGTTCTCTGTGCAGGGCAGGGTTGAGGATCACTGAACTACACCAAGTTTGGCTGAACAGTGAGAACAGATGGGCATTTGATGGACACTTGGGGGAGGTCTATAGGAACTTATTCACACAAGAAGGGGCATCTGCCTGCAAACATTTGAGAACCCCTGCGCTAAAGCAGTATTTCTCTACCCTGGTCCTGGGGGCCCACTGCCCTGCACTTTTTAGTGTTTTCTCTGCTCACTAAACATCTAATACAACCAACCAGACAATTAACGGCCCATTATTGagtgggtgtgttaaagcaggaaaagtCTTAATGTGCAGGGCTGCAGGCCTTGAGGACCAGGGTTGAAAAACACAGTCCTAAAGTACCTTCAATATATAACACCAGAAAGGGTTCCAGGACTGCTTTGTATGGTACTACATAGAACCTGTTTTTGCTGAGTGTACAAATGCACCATCTCACACTACTCCTCCCTGAGTGACTTTGCAGTAATTGGATTATGCAGAATTCCCCTCCTCAAATCG
Coding sequences within it:
- the nmt2 gene encoding glycylpeptide N-tetradecanoyltransferase 2, whose amino-acid sequence is MAEDSESAASQQSLELDDQDTCGIDGDNEEENEHMQGSPGGDLGAKKKKKKQKRKKEKPSSGGTKSDSASDSQEIKNPAIPMQKLQDIQRAMELLSTCQGPAKSIDEATKHKYQFWDTQPVPKLNEVVTTHGPIEPDKENVRQEPYSLPQGFMWDTLDLSNAEVLKELYTLLNENYVEDDDNMFRFDYSPDFLKWALRPPGWLPQWHCGVRVSSNKKLVGFISAIPADIHIYDTLKKMVEINFLCVHKKLRSKRVAPVLIREITRRVNLEGIFQAVYTAGVVLPKPVSTCRYWHRSLNPRKLVEVKFSHLSRNMTLQRTMKLYRLPDSTRTPGLRPMVAGDVKQVTALLQKYLSQFYLRPVMGEEEVQHWFLPQENIIDTYVVEGPGGVLTDFASFYTLPSTVMHHPLHKSLKAAYSFYNVHTETPLLDLMNDALILAKLKGFDVFNALDLMENKTFLEKLKFGIGDGNLQYYLYNWKCPPMDPEKVGLVLQ